A window of the Oscillospiraceae bacterium NTUH-002-81 genome harbors these coding sequences:
- a CDS encoding ABC transporter substrate-binding protein, translating into MKKKSVKRILSGVMVLAVSIALCACGGDKNADKDAANNSQETAEDTTEEKSEDSAAGEPTQGGSVVVGMTQDLVSLDPHAVTDAGTRNVVFNLYEGLVKATPAGELAPAVASDYTISDDAKVYTFTLRDGVTFHDGSAVTVDDIKYSIERYAEEQGDSSAFSIVDEVVTPDDKTVEVHLKEANSEFISELTLGIIPASNEDPAGTPVGTGPFKFVSYTPGQNIVLERYDGYWGTPAYLDQVTFKFVADVETAFTELQAGTLDILNYLTADQVSVLSDDFTIVDGSMNLVHALYLNNDYEPLSNPLVRQALNYAVDRASINDFLFGGASHLIGTHMLPALERYYNADTEGLYSYDPEKAKELLTEAGYADGFELSIMVPSSYSQHVSTAEIIVENLKAVGIDAKLDLVEWSTWLSECYQGRKYEATVIGVDGKLAPSDWLTKYVSTDAKNFMNYKSDKFDELFTQAKATVDDTEKANLYKEAEMVLAEDAVNVFIEDPADFVAVNSKLAGYQFYPIAAQDMSCVYYK; encoded by the coding sequence ATGAAAAAGAAATCCGTGAAAAGGATTCTCTCAGGAGTAATGGTACTCGCTGTATCTATTGCACTCTGCGCATGCGGAGGCGACAAGAACGCAGACAAAGATGCTGCTAATAATTCTCAGGAAACAGCAGAAGACACGACGGAAGAGAAGTCGGAGGATTCTGCGGCAGGTGAACCAACACAGGGTGGAAGTGTCGTAGTCGGTATGACACAGGACCTGGTTAGTCTTGACCCCCATGCAGTAACGGACGCAGGAACTAGAAATGTTGTATTCAACCTTTATGAAGGACTGGTAAAAGCAACGCCGGCCGGTGAACTGGCCCCGGCAGTGGCAAGTGATTACACGATTTCCGATGATGCAAAGGTATATACCTTTACACTCAGAGATGGTGTGACCTTCCATGATGGCAGTGCGGTTACCGTGGATGACATTAAGTATTCTATCGAACGTTATGCGGAGGAACAGGGCGATTCCTCCGCTTTTTCTATTGTAGACGAGGTGGTAACCCCGGATGACAAGACAGTGGAGGTTCATCTGAAGGAGGCAAATTCGGAGTTTATCTCTGAACTGACTCTGGGAATCATTCCGGCATCCAATGAGGATCCGGCAGGAACCCCTGTCGGAACTGGCCCCTTCAAGTTTGTATCTTACACACCGGGACAGAATATTGTTTTGGAGAGATATGACGGATACTGGGGTACGCCGGCTTATCTGGATCAGGTGACCTTTAAGTTTGTGGCAGATGTGGAGACTGCGTTCACAGAGCTGCAGGCAGGCACCCTGGATATCCTGAACTATCTGACGGCCGATCAGGTGAGTGTTCTCAGTGATGACTTTACCATTGTGGACGGCAGCATGAATCTGGTACATGCGCTGTATCTGAACAATGATTATGAACCACTGTCCAACCCGCTTGTCCGCCAGGCACTGAATTACGCTGTTGACCGTGCATCCATCAATGACTTCCTGTTCGGTGGCGCCAGCCATCTCATTGGTACCCATATGCTGCCGGCGCTGGAGAGATACTACAACGCAGATACGGAAGGCCTTTACAGCTATGATCCGGAGAAGGCCAAGGAGCTGCTGACCGAAGCTGGCTATGCAGATGGATTTGAACTGTCTATCATGGTTCCCAGCTCTTACAGTCAGCATGTGAGCACCGCTGAGATCATTGTAGAGAATCTGAAGGCAGTAGGGATTGATGCAAAGCTGGATCTGGTAGAGTGGAGCACCTGGCTGTCTGAATGCTATCAGGGCAGAAAATATGAGGCAACCGTTATCGGTGTGGACGGTAAGCTGGCTCCCAGTGACTGGCTGACCAAGTATGTGAGCACAGATGCCAAGAACTTTATGAATTACAAGAGCGACAAATTTGATGAACTGTTTACACAGGCCAAAGCAACGGTGGATGATACCGAGAAGGCCAATCTGTACAAAGAGGCAGAGATGGTACTGGCAGAGGATGCTGTCAATGTATTCATCGAGGATCCGGCCGACTTTGTTGCTGTGAACAGCAAGCTGGCAGGCTATCAGTTCTATCCGATCGCCGCACAGGATATGTCCTGTGTATATTATAAGTAA
- a CDS encoding MFS transporter — MNGKQTTEKLAVLSLSLMLTSAYAVSTVLPQMLGFFDGYRRDQVELLISVPSFAVTAMIILNAWLARLLRERMAIVTGLLLLTLGGIAPVFTSSYWLIFGSRILLGTGIGMINARAISIISERYQGQEKSALLGYRGSAEVLGNALMTLAAGQLLKIRWNAAFWVYALGFGILVLYLLFVPVKAPAGISHAEETEIRQKSFSGREFLFTLPYALLGFTVICINVSNTMRIPTLVLEKQFTTESGASVILSVMLAMGIFSGLSFGRLQKLFREKLTAISMLLVGLGLLLIALAGNLALVVTGAVLCGFFYTVVLTCIFNTVSDRLPLALVNTATSEVLVGCNLGAALAPVVLRVIGFCSGASVAPFFAYAVAAAIIGGILFMKRG, encoded by the coding sequence ATGAACGGAAAACAAACAACAGAGAAACTGGCGGTATTGTCCCTGTCGCTGATGCTGACTTCGGCCTATGCGGTATCCACGGTACTGCCGCAGATGCTGGGATTTTTTGACGGCTACCGGCGGGATCAGGTGGAGCTTCTGATCTCGGTACCGTCCTTTGCGGTGACGGCGATGATCATCCTGAATGCGTGGCTGGCCCGGCTGCTCAGGGAGCGGATGGCCATTGTCACCGGCCTGTTACTGCTGACGCTGGGCGGCATTGCACCGGTGTTTACCAGCAGCTACTGGCTCATCTTCGGTTCCCGGATCCTGCTGGGGACAGGAATTGGGATGATCAACGCCCGGGCCATCAGTATCATCAGTGAGCGATATCAGGGGCAGGAAAAATCCGCCCTTCTGGGATACCGAGGCTCTGCCGAGGTGCTGGGCAATGCGCTGATGACGCTGGCTGCGGGGCAGCTGTTAAAAATCCGCTGGAACGCCGCGTTCTGGGTGTACGCCCTGGGTTTTGGTATTCTGGTGCTGTACCTGCTGTTTGTGCCGGTGAAGGCACCTGCCGGGATTTCCCACGCAGAAGAGACAGAGATCAGACAGAAATCTTTTTCCGGGAGAGAGTTTCTTTTCACCCTGCCCTACGCGCTGCTGGGATTTACGGTGATCTGTATCAACGTTTCTAACACCATGCGCATTCCCACGCTGGTGCTGGAAAAACAGTTTACCACGGAATCCGGTGCCAGTGTGATCTTAAGCGTCATGCTGGCCATGGGCATTTTTTCAGGCTTAAGTTTCGGGCGGCTGCAGAAGCTGTTCCGGGAAAAACTGACGGCCATCAGTATGCTGCTGGTGGGACTGGGGCTGCTGCTCATCGCGCTGGCGGGCAATCTGGCGCTGGTGGTGACAGGGGCCGTTCTCTGCGGATTTTTCTACACAGTGGTGCTGACGTGCATCTTCAATACCGTTTCTGACCGGCTGCCGCTGGCACTGGTGAATACGGCCACTTCGGAAGTGCTGGTGGGCTGCAACCTGGGGGCGGCGTTGGCTCCGGTGGTGCTGCGGGTGATCGGTTTTTGCAGCGGCGCTTCCGTTGCTCCGTTTTTTGCCTACGCGGTGGCAGCGGCGATCATTGGAGGAATACTGTTTATGAAGCGAGGGTGA